ACTTCTGAGGagggtttttcttcttgataTTTTGAGGAACAAAACTTTAGGAAAATACCCACAGCAGAAAACTGCCAGAGGGGAgtgggggaggagaaagaaaaagttaagaaCGATACCTAAAATTACCTATTAAACTCCAGAGCGTGCCTCATTTCTTTCCTGCCACTCATTTGCTTCTGCTCCCTATCCCAAGACCCCTAAGAGCGCTGAGTTGGGTCCCATCTGCCCAAATCTCGTAACACAGGGACTCGCTCAAAGAACTCATGTGGGAAGACCATGAGGCTGCATTGCCTCCCTGGTTCTGCCTTGGCAAATGTGTAAGCTGAGGCGGGGGGACAGAAAGAGGCAACGAAACAGGATGAGCTTCTTAATATTGAAAAGTCATTTGACATTTAAGGCActcaaaacagcaaaagagagaaaaagagtgTGATGCTCTTCAAAGGAATGAGTCAGCTGAACTGCTACAGGATCGGTACTTGAGTCACTTCAGCATCTTATTTCGTTAGACACTTCACAGTGTGctatgaaagaaaagacaagaaaagcaaagcagttccCCAGGGCTGTGCACTCATGGCTTGTCAGATTAAGGAAGGGCTGGGCTAGTCCTGGGGCTTGAAGGGGAGAtgcaaaagaagcagaagcaggtggtgctgtgctgggggcacCAGCCTGGcaccctgcagcactgtgtCCCTTCCATGAGATGACAGAAGAATGCAGCCCAAGAAATGCCAAGAGCAAGGCACTGATGGAACGGGGCTGAGGTTGGTGCCTCTCCTCTCTGGACTGCCAGAGGctcttctcctctgcctcctttttATACAGCTGCTAGGAGCTGAATGCCTTTGAGGCCTCAGCCCCTGGGCCAGCAGTGGTAGTTATTgtccatccccaggcagagtaAGCACCAGCCCCAGAAGGCCCCTGGAAATCAGGTGATTAAGAGGGTGGAACGTTAGACCAAAGACTCAAGTGACTGGATTTTTTAGGCAGAGGTCAGGGACCCCATGCCTGTGTCCCACGCAGGAAGGGCAGTTACAGTCTAGGCTTGCTTAAGTTCACCCAGCAGGTTTAAGTCATTTGGGCTTTCAGTGTATTTCCTGTGTGTAATATGCAGAAGTTAGATCAGCTTGAAGGGAGAGATGGCTTCAGCAGATGCTCACCAAAcctcttcctgcagcctggAACTGCACAGAGTGAAAGCCCTTGGACATACAGAGAATACAGACAAGAACATTTAGCCAAGCTTCCCCCCTAACTCCTCAGCATACTCCATTCCTGACTAAAATGCACTACCAATGCACTAGTACACTTTTTGATTCCCACAGGAAGATTCAGACAAGGTGAGGGGTGGAGGAACATAACTGAGCACCCAGTTGCATGagtataaaacattaaaataaggGGGGAAGGTGAGGCACAAAATTCTCTGAGACGGGGAAGCTCACATACGGGCTCTGGGGATGGGAAGTACAAGTCTTTCACACGTGGCTGAGGATCTCTCACCCACACATCACCACTCGAAACAAGTATCTCCATTCACAGATACCAAAGTAACCGTTTCTGTTAGTAACGATGCTACTGCTTGTGACTTAAAGTGGGAATACGGTTGCAGTTACCTGAAGTAGTGGAAGTTCATCCTCCTGGTCCAGCACAATACCTGAAGAGGAGACTGGTAGAGCAGGGAAGGGTGTAAGGGAGttctgcaaagaaacagaacagtgtGGAAAAGCTGCACTCCCTAGAAGAAATGGGCAGCTGAAAACCAAAGGCAAGTCCTGTCTCTGCCCCAGCCTTGCTCAGGGATCCTGGACCAGATAATCATGGAATCTTGAACGAGCAGGGACGTGAGTGGCTGTGACGCAGAGAACTCACCAGTGCCTAGAGACACATCCTAGGATGAGCAGCACAATGCTCAGAACAGCCAATGCCAACTCTCCCTCAAGGAAGAGCACATCTGCTCgtgccagagcagaggctggggcTTTCTCACGGCTGCCAGCTCTCCTTCCAGCTCGAGCAACTTTCAGTCGCAACTGCCTGAGGTAGACCCTGGCACATGCTTTAAATAGAGCAGGGAGAAAGTTTTCACTGGCCTCTCTGCCTCTGCTAACCACAGCAGGAAGAACTGTTTGTCTGAGATTGCTCTCACCTTTATCACATCTGGCTCTGAACTCAGCTCTTCCTCCCAGCTGTCAGCATCCTGTATCTCCCCATCCAAAGGCAGCAGAAGCCAACTCTGACATTTGGAGACAAGCAATAAATTTCAGGCAGCTTCAGTGATGGGAGCAGAGCTTTCCTGTTGTGCAGCGCAGTCAGCGTGCTGTCAGGGAGCAGCTGGGACAAATGTATTGCACTCCCAGCTTTACGCTTTCACATGGGTTGAGCAGGCTACACCCTCAGCTCAGAACAGGCACAGGAGACAGGCTGCTGACTgtctgcagggaaaaaacacCTATACAATAAAAATGGGTACACTGTGCAGGAGTTCACTGTCCTTAGCTACCAGCCTTTACAGATGCAACTGGAAGGACCAGACTCCTGAGACTTAATCTGTGCTCTGACAGTAACTTGTTACGCGACCCTGGATTCTCATGTTAGCATTCTCACGAGGTTTTAGTTTATCCAGCTGTGGGGAGTTTTGCAGAGTTGAGAATGCCACAGTCAAGTATGCCACCACTGCTTTTTCAAAGAGAGCATCATGTGGAAAGCCCCACTCAACTACTAACTCTAACACAGTGTCTCCTTCTTCTACAGGCAAGCAGTTAAAGGTCGCTCTTGTTCTCAGCCTTCCTCTATTTTTTCAGGTAAGATGTTAAAAACAACATTGTTGAAATCAGTTGTATTTTTGTTGTGGGTAGAGAGAGATCTTGAAAACTCTGACAGCCAAAAAGCAACCACCCACAGCCCTGAAAGATGTGTGGGGACATGGCTGCTCACAGCACAGATCCAGCCCACCGGGAGGTGGGTGGTGAGGCAGCAGTGCGGTGCTAGAAGCTggacaaaaaacaaacaagaggaatgaaaacaaagagagaacagaaaCTATGACATACactgccattttaaaatggcCTGGACTGTTAGAACTAAGTCCCCTTTAGCACCAAAAGGAGCATTTTCAGGAAAGACAAGAGCATCCTATGCTGAGCGCTTGCAAAGCGCCGGCTCAATGCTCTTTGCAACACCTAGTCAAAGTGTTGAAGACCCCAGCCTTCAACAACTGAGGTCAGTGTTGAAGAGCTGATATGCCCAAGGAGGAGTTGTTCAgttcttcctctgcctgttcCTGCTCAGAGTAAACgtgaagggggaaggagaacCCAGAGCACCGAGCTGTGCTGTGACCCGCTCCTGAACCACGGCCTGGCCCCAGCACTCACGCTCTCACAACcacaggagcagcctcagcCATACCACGGCCCCCAGCTCAGGCTCTCCAAGaggctcagcagagcagggaggggtttgcagcctgtttcttttccctttcacttcTGATGGCATGCCTCCAGCTAGCAAGACAGGATGTGGTGAAAGGCAAGCCTGCCTGAGATGGAGAGCATGCAGAGATACTTGGTGATAACAGGCAGAGGTATCCAGGGGAAACCTTTCATCTCTGTGCCATGAAGAGAAGGTATTGGAACCTAATAAGTCTCAAAAAAACAGGGCACAGAGACCACAAGCTCACTCTGCCCTGTGTGTTAAGACAGTGTAGGAAGATAAAACAATAATCAGAACTTAAATCAGGGGCAGGAGCCTGAATGAGACACCAGCAACGTGCCCATGCCAGCACGGTAAGAGTTTCCTGCTTcactctgtttcctcccagtCTCATCAACACCTCTATTAATTTAGCAGAGAAGAGAGCCCGAGGAGGCTCCAGCTTCATTCTCCCATGGAGCTCCAGCCACCCCAGGCTCACTGCGGGGACAGGACCTTGCCATGCTGGGTTGCTGCTGTTGGGAaccaccaccactgcagccGCCTTCTAGCACTGCCACGAGCGAGTAGGGGACACGAGCAACAGGATAGGAAAAGGGAGGGAACACTCAAGTTAGAAAATGCCACAAGGGGTCAGTCAATGGGAAATGTTGTCCCTGCTGAGAGAAGGAGAATGCTGAAGGatatgttatttttcacattttatctGAGAGCTGACTGCGTACAAAAAGCTGTATGTGGGTCCTGAAACATTCTGGAAAGCAGCCACACGTTTGAGAGTTTGCAGGTGTTACTGTGGCTGAGCACTAAACAGTTCTGGTGGAATTCCCACTTTAagcccaaaaaaaccccaaacctcacaTACTTACGGGAAGTGTTTTCAGCCATGAGACCTTGCCAACTCTGTTCATGATGCTGGCATGAGCCAACACTTGGGAACTCCCTGGGACTTCTCTGCGGGCCGTGGCTGGGTAATCCTGCCTGCTCACAGGTCAGCACCAGGCTCCCCTCCCAACACCACAAGGGGCACGGTACCTGTCCCAACACActcttctcttctcccctgTTCTAGTTCTGTGCTGGGAACAACGTCACCGATTACTATGACTCCAACAGCACCATCGACTACAACATGTTTGAGGTCCTGTGTGAGAAGGACGATGTCCGTAGCTTCCGCGCTGCCTTCCTCCCAGCCATGTACGCCCTCATCTGCTTCACGGGGCTGCTGGGGAATGGGCTGGTGATGCTCACCTACATCTACTTCAAGAGGCTCAAAACCATGACAGACATCTATTTGCTGAACCTGGCTCTGGCAGACATCCTCTTCCTGCTGACCCTCCCCTTTTGGGCCACAACTGCAGCCAAGTACTGGCTTTTTGGGAAGTTTGCCTGCAAAGCTGTCTATTGCATCTGCAAAATGAGTTTCTTCAGTGGGATGCTGCTCCTCCTGTCCATCAGCATTGACAGGTACTTTGCCATTGTTCAGGCTGCCTCAGCCCACCGCTTTCGTCCCCGGATGATATTCATTAGCAAGGTTACATGCATCCTCATTTGGCTCCTGGCCTTCATCCTCTCAATCCCTGAGCTGGTTCACAGTGGTGTAAATAATGTGGACAGCCTTCCCCGTTGTTCCATCATCGCTCATGACTTGCAGACCTTCAATACTGGCATCAAAGTGTCCCAAATGGTTTTTGGCTTCTTATTTCCCTTGCTGGTCATGTCTGTCTGCTACCTCATCATCATCAAAACCTTACTCCAGGCCCGCAACTTTGAGAAGAATAAAGCCATCAAGGTCATCATCGCCGTGGTAATTGTCTTTGTTGTCTTCCAGCTGCCCTACAACGGCGTCATGCTGGCCAAGACCATCTCAGCCTTTAACCACACCAGCTCATGTGAGGAGAGCAAGCAGCTTGACATGGCGGATGACGTGACCTACACCCTGGCCTGCTTCCGATGCTGCCTCAATCCTTTCCTTTATGCTTTCATTGGTGTCAAATTCCGCAACGACCTCTTCAAGCTCCTGAAGGAACTGGGCTGCCTGAGCCAGGAGCGCCTCTGGCAGCTCTCCACCTGCCGTGAGAGCAAGAGGTTCTCCTATGCCATGGAGACAGAGACAACCACCACCTTCTCCCCATGAGCCAAGCTCCAGGCAGGCTTTGACCAAGCTGCAACATTTCTGTACACTTCCTCTATTCTGAATTACTGGTAGAGCAAGACTTGCCACTACTGTAGGAAAGAGGAAAACCCAGGAGCCTCCTGCTGTTTAAGGCAACGAGCACTGCTAGCCAATACTCCCATGGATGGAGAAACTCCAGTAAAGCTGTGACTAACAGCAAAGCAAGGGAGAGGGAGACTGGTGAGTCTAGAATTTATCCTGTCATTTCAcctttatttcagtctttccGTCAAAATGAGAAATGCTCAGAATACTTTCCCTAAAAGCAACAAATACCAAGAGAAACAGACAAGAACTGAATAAGAACTTCCAAGCGCATCATCCATGCTTTGAATGTTGCTTTTAACAGGACTACCTATTGCTCTTCCATACCTACAAAAATGATGCCTGTTGCACTGATCCAGTCTTCAAGCCAGAACAGCACCAACAGCCCCAGGCTCCAAGCTTGTAAACTGTGAAGTATTCAAGCACACCAGTCTCCACTCTGCCTTCCCCCATGAAAAGTGAGAAATGTCCATAACTAATACTAAACCCATACATATGATAGACATTAAATTCAATAACTTTGTATATTATTGTGCCAACTCATATGTTTCTCAGGGCAAGTACAAATTCCGCTCCACTTCTGCCTGTATCTGGTGTTTCACCTATAAAAAAGGTGCATCCTGAGGAGCACAAGTTATTCCATCTCAACATTGACTTGaattcttcagaaatgctgcttcaCTCTGGAAAGAAAGACTCCTTTAGCTTCTGAAAGGGCACAAGGCTGATGCAGGGGAACTAGCACGGTTCAGATGCAAACTTTTTGCACGAAGGCAAATCAGTTACAAGCTCCAAATAACCGGTGTCTTTCCAATCACCAAGCACACAAACTTGAACTAGGAAACAGAAACTCCTGCACCACTCCAGCcaggcatttaaaatacatatttagcaCTCAGCCACCCAGCCTATCCCAGTGTCATCCCTACTCCTGATGTACTGAGGGACTGTTTGCTCACTCACTTGATATAAAGCACGTGGTTTAGTGGACTGGTGCCAGGATCctcagaattttaaagattCAAGCCCAGGGCAAAGCCATTGGcattttttaaggcaaaacaTTCAAATTCTGGATACACTTGTGCCCATGGTCCAACCACTCCAGTCTACCAGTATCTGAAGCTTGCTCGTACCTGGCTTTATCAGCCATGGTGGACACGTGTGGGGCCTTCTGTGTTACTGCTTGCTGACCCCAAGCGATAAGCAGGaatgtgggttttcttctcccttcccaatCAACATGTCTTTCTAGAAGGACTTTAGCAGCTGGCTTTGAAGTCAGATATATATTTCACTTATAAGCtattgaaaacatgttttgcatTCACACAGTCAGTGCTAATAAAGATGCCATTCACTGCGGTTTGATTTCAATGCAAAGGACAGTGATGCGCTCAAGATTACTGCCAGGGTCAGTACTTGAAAGGAACATGGCAGCTGAACAACAGATCATTGTCATGTAAAATAAGACCTTGAAAAGAAGCCCAGAATGTAATGCCAGTTGGTGCTTTTACTACAAGAGCCAAGATTCCTAAGGACAGATGAATACCCTGGGAACTGCTGGTGTGGGTGCAGAGCCTCACCCTCCAGAACAGCAGCTGGACACTTTTGTGCAAAACATAAGGCATGTTCCCATGGACATACAGAGCCACACGGagtaaaatacatgaagaaGACATTTATACTTTTTTCAATACCATACATAGATCCACATTAGGGATCCATGCAGGGAACTCTCTGGATCGTAGGTCGACAAATATTCCTTTAGAGACAGGAGAATTAAAATCAACCTTCCAAGGGAAGAATTCAGTTAGCTGGTTTTCAGACAAGGTTGCCAGTTATATAGCTGGCTACCGTCATAATTAAATCAATTCTTCTTCATAAACCATTTGGCTCTGGGGTATGGGATGTTGTCAAGAGCTGGGAATTGGGAAGCAAGCACGTTCTGCTCTGCATCACGTGTCTGTGCTAAACTACAACCCCATCTAAATGTTTAATGCGTTTGCTTTTAGAATGTCCATGTAACACGTGCAgaagtgctgcttctctgaccTCTGAAATGGGGGGTTATGGCTGACACTGATGAGTCACTTGTTCTGGGTTTGTTCCTATAATCCTCACTCAGGCAAGACACTGGGCTAAGAACTCTGCCAGAGCAAGGAATACCCATAATACAGGCTCAGGTTAGTTTTCTACATCAGTAACAACGTATTCTcaatgtatatgcatatatgtaaaGCTGCtttacacagagaaagagaaatatgtaCATGAATGTACCCTGAAAATACACTGCTGTAACTAAAACTTCTCACACAAAATACTTTCACCTAACTTATTCCAGCAAGGAAAACTGCAGAACATGCAACTGTACTTGTCTCCTGACTGAtaaaagccattccccttcTACAGACTGAGAAGCCTTCAGGTTTTTATCAGCCAGATAATTGAACAGAGAGAACAAATTTGCCACTTACTGAGATGAATCACGTTAACAGTGGCCTAAGATCCTGACTTGAGGTTCCCTGCTGACGTCTGAAAACTGACTGTATTTTGCTATTTGTGGACAATAAATtataccattttttaaaaagtacctTTGTTTTTCCATGGTATTTCCTCCATAGGATGCATCTCGTATGTATCAGAATAGTTCATATCATCTCCTTCTGGtcctgccaagagctgcctgtTGCTCAACCCAGCTTCGTATCAGccctgcaggaaaaaacatgtaaaataaactAAGTATAAAAAGAGCtggtttccttcctctgttGATGAGGAAGGACTCGTTTACACAGTAAACGAGTCACCAACAGATTAAGTAGTAGCCTTTATTTTAACCCTTAGCCCAACTTCTTTAACACTGCTCCACTGGATATACCTGAATGCAACTCACCAATGTTCATGTGAAAAACCTTGATGTTGTAATGTTCTACTGTTCACTTTTACATTAAAAGTGCAATCAGTAATGAAATACCACATCCCTGTGCAAAGTGCTCCCAGGGAGAGGCAGTGACCACAGCTCTGGTGGCTGCAACACCTCCATATGAGGTACAAGCAGTAACTGCCATGCTAGTTGAGATGAGCTGCCTGAATAATCCAGCTCTGCAATTCAACCAGGCTAACGTGGCATGATGAATGTGCAGAGACCTTTTCCTCCTGACCTCCCCAGTTAATCCATGCCTCAAGGCACACATGGATGATCAATATCCTTCACAAAACATGTCTCATAATGGTAACCATggaatgaaaaaggaaggaacctcacagaaaaccagaagacGTGCAGCTTGACATTTGAGTGCTCAAACTAAagagcatttctgctttcactaAACACGTCTGTCATGGTTTCTCCCTAGAGAGAAAGTATTAGGCTAATTTCAGCATCCGGCCCGGAGGTACAAGCAGTGATAAGAAGCATCTCAAGACCTCGACACCACAATGCAACTCTAGACAATAACAGTCTCAACCCAAGCCTCCTTCAATAAACATGAGGTCTTGCTCACCACAATTAGGTCAGAAGCCTCAACTGCTCTGAGCACAGGGAGCTCATCTGCGCaagagctgcagcctgctgaAGCAGGAGCTCTGAACCAGGGCACACACAACGTGGAACAGAACCAGGGACGTGCAGAAAGCCACCAACCTTCTAACAATTCCTGCAATTCCTTCTCCAAGTCATTGTGGAAAACCTCATCACTCCAAAGCTCCAATAAAAGTATGGCTGTAAATCAGTCCTCCTTC
The Strigops habroptila isolate Jane chromosome 19, bStrHab1.2.pri, whole genome shotgun sequence DNA segment above includes these coding regions:
- the CCR7 gene encoding C-C chemokine receptor type 7 isoform X1 is translated as MPQSSKQLKVALVLSLPLFFQFCAGNNVTDYYDSNSTIDYNMFEVLCEKDDVRSFRAAFLPAMYALICFTGLLGNGLVMLTYIYFKRLKTMTDIYLLNLALADILFLLTLPFWATTAAKYWLFGKFACKAVYCICKMSFFSGMLLLLSISIDRYFAIVQAASAHRFRPRMIFISKVTCILIWLLAFILSIPELVHSGVNNVDSLPRCSIIAHDLQTFNTGIKVSQMVFGFLFPLLVMSVCYLIIIKTLLQARNFEKNKAIKVIIAVVIVFVVFQLPYNGVMLAKTISAFNHTSSCEESKQLDMADDVTYTLACFRCCLNPFLYAFIGVKFRNDLFKLLKELGCLSQERLWQLSTCRESKRFSYAMETETTTTFSP
- the CCR7 gene encoding C-C chemokine receptor type 7 isoform X2, which codes for MEGGKQLKVALVLSLPLFFQFCAGNNVTDYYDSNSTIDYNMFEVLCEKDDVRSFRAAFLPAMYALICFTGLLGNGLVMLTYIYFKRLKTMTDIYLLNLALADILFLLTLPFWATTAAKYWLFGKFACKAVYCICKMSFFSGMLLLLSISIDRYFAIVQAASAHRFRPRMIFISKVTCILIWLLAFILSIPELVHSGVNNVDSLPRCSIIAHDLQTFNTGIKVSQMVFGFLFPLLVMSVCYLIIIKTLLQARNFEKNKAIKVIIAVVIVFVVFQLPYNGVMLAKTISAFNHTSSCEESKQLDMADDVTYTLACFRCCLNPFLYAFIGVKFRNDLFKLLKELGCLSQERLWQLSTCRESKRFSYAMETETTTTFSP
- the CCR7 gene encoding C-C chemokine receptor type 7 isoform X3; translation: MFEVLCEKDDVRSFRAAFLPAMYALICFTGLLGNGLVMLTYIYFKRLKTMTDIYLLNLALADILFLLTLPFWATTAAKYWLFGKFACKAVYCICKMSFFSGMLLLLSISIDRYFAIVQAASAHRFRPRMIFISKVTCILIWLLAFILSIPELVHSGVNNVDSLPRCSIIAHDLQTFNTGIKVSQMVFGFLFPLLVMSVCYLIIIKTLLQARNFEKNKAIKVIIAVVIVFVVFQLPYNGVMLAKTISAFNHTSSCEESKQLDMADDVTYTLACFRCCLNPFLYAFIGVKFRNDLFKLLKELGCLSQERLWQLSTCRESKRFSYAMETETTTTFSP